The Sulfuricaulis sp. region GCAGTGTTTAACCTTATCCATTTTACGGTGACTCCGTTGAGAAACTGGGAAACATTTGATAGACAAACACGACGGAAGTTCTTATGGTGCAGCCTCGAAAAAGAGCCGTAATTTCAGCGTGTATGTTACGCCATTGATGCGACAGCGGTAAAGGAGAAGGCATGCGGATCGGCATCCCCAAGGAAGTAAAAGTGCGCGAAGGTCGCGTGGCCCTGATACCGTCCGCCGCGAGCGAGCTGGTGCGACATGGCCATGAGGTTTTTATTCAGTCGACCGCCGGTGTCGCGAGCGGGTATCCGGATGAGGATTATCAAAGCGCGGGCGCGCAGATCGCGCCGGATGCCGCGGCGCTTTACGGTGGCGTGCAAATGGTGCTCAAGGTCAAAGAACCGGTCGCCTCGGAATACCCGCTCCTGCGCAAAGACCATATTCTGTTTTCGTATCTACATCTTGCGGCCCTGCCGAAGCTGGCGCAGACGCTGAAGGAAAAGGGCCTGACGGCCGTGGCTTTTGAAACCGTCGAGGCCAATGGAAAACTGCCGCTGCTGGCCCCCATGAGCTATATCGCCGGACGTCTCTCGGTACATATCGGCACGACTTTGTTGCATGGCCACGCGGGTGGGCGGGGTGTCATGCTGGGCGGGTTGCCGTCCACCGAACGTGGACATGTCGTGATTCTCGGCGCGGGCGTGGCCGGCGGCAATGCCGCCGCAGTGGCGGCTGCGCTCGGCGCGCAGGTGACGGTGCTGGCACCCTATCGCGAGGAGCTGGAACGCATGCACGCACTCGGCCCGAATGTGACGGCGCTGCCATCCCATGCGCGACAGATACACGAAGCGGTGCTCAGCGCTGATTTACTGATTGGCGCGGTACTGATCCCCGGGGCGAAAGCGCCGAAGCTGGTGACAGCCGACATGGTGCGCCAGATGAAACCGGGCAGTGTGATCATAGACATCTCCGTGGATCAGGGCGGCTGTATCGAAACCATCCGTCCGACGGATTACGACCATCCGACCTATATAGAACATGGCGTGTTGCACTTTGGCGTGACCAACATGCCGGGTGCGGTGCCGCGTACGGCGTCACAAGCGCTGTCGACGGTGCTCACGCCTTACGCGTTGCGGCTCGCGACAGAAGGCGGCTTGAAAGATCCGGCCATTGCCAAAGGCATCAACGTTGCCGGCGGCAAGTTTGTCCACCCGGCGGTTGCCGCGGCGCTGTCCGGCTGAACTTTAATAATTGGCGCAGAACCCTGAAAAATGGGAAAATCCGCCATTCTCGACGGCACTCTAAGGAAGGTTGTGACGCAGGCTACCCGCAACAAGAACAGCCCACCGCTGACACCGCGTATCCTCCGCCTGTTGCGTGAAGCGTCCCTGTATGTCCTTGGGGCCATCGCCATCTATCTGCTGATTTCGCTGTGGACCTATACCACCTCGGACACGTCGTGGTCGCACCGGGGCTCTAATACAACCATTTATAATATCGGCGGTCGGGCCGGGGCCTGGCTTTCGGACGTGTTTTTCAACTTGTTTGGCTACGTGGCATACCTGCTGCCCATCATGATCGCCATTACCGGTTGGCGTATTTATTTACATCGCAAGGACCCGGCACCCACGGGTTTGAAGCATCGCCTTCTGATGACCAGTAGTTTTCTTGCCGCCGTGATCGGGGCCTGCGGGCTGGCCGGATTGCATTTCGCACAGGGCAAGACCGGCATGCCGTTCGCGAGCGGCGGCTGGCTGGGAAATGCCGTGGGACTCGGCATGGCCTCGACCTTCAGTTTCACCGGCGCCACGCTGTTCCTGCTGGCGCTATTTCTTTCAGGCGTGACGATGTTTACAGGCCTGTCCTGGCTCAAGCTGATGGACAGCGTCGGCCACGGAAGCTTTGTGTTTGCTGACTGGCTGTATGAATTCAGCTCCACCCAAATCGACCGCTTTATCGGCATGCGCGCCCGTCGTGCGCGGCGCGAAGTGGTCGCAGAAGATACGAAAGTGCTGGAAAAACATTCCCCGCCTCGCATTGAACCGGTGATTACCAAGCCGGCGCCGAGCCGGCGCGCCGAAAAGGAAAAACAGGTGCCGTTGTTCAATCTTCCGGCGCCGGGCGAGTTACCGCCATTGTCACTGCTTGATCCGGCGGAGAAGGACAAGGCCCCGCAGTTCTCCAAGCAGTCACTCGAAAGCATGGCGCGTTTGCTGGAGAAAAAGCTGCTCGATTTTGACATCGAGGCGCAGGTGGTGGCGGTACATCCGGGTCCGGTGATCACGCTTTTTGAAATTGAGCCGGCACCTGGCATCAAGGCGGCGCAGATCACCAACCTGCAGCGTGATCTGGCACGTTCACTGTCTGTCGTCAGCCTGCGCGTGGTGGAAAACATTCCAGGAAAGACTTCGGTGGGTATCGAGATACCCAATGAGTCTCGCGAAACCATCCGGCTTTCCGAAGTATTATCTTCGCAGGCCTATGAAGAATCGGTTTCGCCGCTGTCGCTGGCGCTGGGCAAGGACATCAGCGGCAATCCGGTGGTGGTGGATTTGTCCAAGATGCCGCATCTCATGATTGCCGGCACCACCGGGTCGGGGAAATCGGTGTGCATCAACTCGTTGATTCTGAGTCTGGTGTATAAATCCACACCGGAAAACGTGCGCATGATCATGATCGATCCCAAAATGCTGGAGCTCGCGGTGTACCAGGGCATCCCGCATTTGTTGGCACCCGTGGTGACGGACATGAAGCAGGCGGCCAATGCCTTCAAGTGGTCTATTGCCGAGATGGAACGGCGTTATCGCCTGATGGCCGCGCTCGGCGTGCGTAATCTTGCAGGCTACAACCGCAAGATTACGGATGCACAGGAGGCCGGCAAACCCATCATGGATCCGCTGGTGCAACCGGGCGAAGAAGCATCAGAACTCAAGCCATTGCCGCTGATCGTCATCATCGTGGACGAGCTGGCGGATATGATGATGGTCGTCGGCAAGAAAGTGGAAGAACTTATCACGCGTCTGGCGCAAAAGGCGCGCGCCGCCGGGTTGCACCTGGTTTTAGCGACGCAACGTCCGTCCGTCGACGTCATTACGGGGCTCATCAAAGCCAATATTCCTGCGCGTATTGCATTTCAGATGTCTGCGCGCGTGGATTCGCGCACCGTGCTCGACATGATGGGCGCTGAACAACTGCTTGGCACCGGAGACATGTTGTACTTGAGCGTGGGCCAACCGTTACAACGCGTGCACGGAGCCTTTGTGGCCGACCACGAGGTGCACAAGGTCGCCGCCTTTTTGAAGAAAAGTGGCGAGCCCGTTTACGATGAGCAGATTCTGGTTGGCGACACCGGCGTAAATGATCAGGGTTTTTTGCATGAAGGCGGCAATGGCAATGGCGGAGTGAATGGTGAGTCAGATCCGCTGTACGACGAAGCGCTCAAGATCGTGACCGAGACTCGGCGCGCCTCTATATCGGGCGTCCAGCGCCGTCTGCGCATCGGTTATAACCGTGCGGCACGGCTGATTGAGGATATGGAGCGCTCCGGTGTTGTCGGGCCGCTGCAACCCAATGGCAGCCGCGAAGTGCTGGCACCGCCACCGCCCCGCGTTGGTTGACTCAGGCCAATTCGCTACCGCATGAAGCGCTTTTTAATCCTGCTGCCCATCCTGTTTTTAACGGGTTTTGCCCAGGCGGCGAATAATCCCAAATCGGGCACGGACAGCCTGCGTCGGTTTTTTAATGAGGTAAACAGTTTCAGTGCCCGCTTCAGTCAGGTGGTGCTCGACGAGCGGCACAGCCCGATCCAGGAGTCCTCCGGTACGCTCTGGATAGAGAGACCGAATAAATTCCGCTGGGATTATGATAAGCCTTACAAGCAACAGATCGTGGCCGATGGCAAGCGCCTCTGGGTTTACGATGTTGGCCTGCAACAGGTGACCGTGCGAGCCCTGTCCAATGGTCTGGGCGATACGCCGGCCATGCTGCTTGCCGGCAAGGGCCGGCTGGATGACAATTTCAAAATCAAGGCGCTCAGCACGCAGAACGATCTCGAGTGGGTACAGTTGACGCCGAAACACAAGGACAGCGGCTATGAGGACATCCGTATTGGGTTCGCGCTGGGCAAGTTACGCGCGCTGGAAATGGTGGATGGTTTCGGGCACGTGACGCGCGTGACGCTCGAATCTCCCAGAGAAAATATACGGATTGAATCAACTCGTTTCAGTTTCACGCCACCCGAAGGCGTGGATGTGGTGGGCGAGTAGGCCATTCCATTCTGAAAGATTCTGATTTATGAGTTTTTGACGCAAAGGCGCAAAGACGCAAAGTTTTTTTGAGGCTTCATTCTCAAACTCTTTTCTTTGCGCCTTCGCGTCTTTGCGACAGACGATCATATAAATCATATATTCATCGTATGGCGATGCAGGACCTGTTTCCGGAAACCCAATCCATGCCGTGGCAACCGCTGGCGGACCGCATACGGCCGCAAAGCTTGGAGGATTTCTACGGTCAGTCGCATCTGCTCGCGCCGGGCAAACCGCTGCGACTGGCCATCGAGGCCGGCATCCTGCATTCGATGATATTTTGGGGCCCGCCCGGCACCGGCAAGACCACGCTGGCGCGCCTGATCGCGAGCCGCACCCAGGCGCATTTCATCGCCATCTCTGCCGTTTTTGCCGGCGTAAAAGAAATTCGCGCGGCTGTCGAAGCAGCCAGGCAAACACGGGCTGAAGGTCATCCAACCGTTCTGTTTGTGGACGAGGTGCATCGCTTCAACAAGGCGCAGCAGGATGGATTCTTGCCCTATGTAGAAGACGGCACGCTGACCTTCATTGGCGCCACCACGGAAAATCCCTCGTTTGAATTGAACAACGCGTTACTCTCGCGTGCGCGCGTCTATGTGCTCAAGGCCCTGACCGAGGACGAGATTCGTCAGGCTATCGACCGGGCGCTGACGGATGAAATTACCGGCCTGGGCGCACAGCATCTGGAAATGTCGACCGAGGCGCGCGATCTGCTGGCGCAGGCGGCCGACGGGGATGCGCGCCGGGCGCTGAATCTGCTCGAGATGGCCTCGGACCTCGCCACGAAACAGCATGACAAACCGACAGTTACCATCGACTTGATCAGGGAGGTGGTCTCAGGCGGTGTACGCCGTTTCGACAAGCAGGGCGAGGCGTTTTTCGATCAGATATCCGCGCTGCATAAATCCGTGCGCGGTTCTGATCCGGACGCTTCCTTATACTGGTTTGCGCGCATGCTTGATGGTGGTTGCGATCCTCTGTATATCGCGCGGCGCATCGTGCGTATGGCCTCGGAAGACATCGGAAATGCCGATCCACGGGCCTTGCAACTGGCCCTGAATGCCTGGGACGTGCAGGAGCGTTTGGGCAGCCCTGAAGGGGAACTCGCCATTGCCCAGGCTGTTGTTTACATGGCCTGTGCTCCCAAAAGCAATGCCGTGTACACAGCCATGGGTAGCGCCATGGACGACGCCAGAAAACAGGGTTCGCTTGAGGTGCCATTGCATCTGCGTAATGCCCCCACGCGTCTGATGAAGGAACTGGGCTACGCCAGGGGCTATCGCTATGCCCACGATGAGACCGAGGCATACGCCGCCGGTGAAAATTATTTTCCGGACAAGCTTGGCAGGCGCCAATATTATTTCCCCACTGAACAGGGATTAGAAGGTAAAATTGCGGAACGTTTGGCATACCTGAAGGGTCTTGACCGTAGCGCCCGCGGGCCAGATGGCATGAAGGAAAAAAAGAAACCGGGAATATAAGGCAAGTAATGAGATGAAAATGATGCACAGGGCTCAATAGTGAAAATTATTCTGATAATACATGGCGTTTACCTCTGGCTAGTAGCATTGCCGATCTTGGCTAACGGCTCAGACTCGACGCCTTCTGTGACACAGGCGCAGATATCAGCACCGAAAGCAGCTCAAAAACCATCCGGCGCTAACTACGAGGCTGGGTTGGCAGCTTATGATGCCGGCGACTACGGCAAGGCACGCCATATATGGAAGCCTCTGGCGGAAACAGGCGACGTGAGCGCGCAGCGTGGCATGGGAAAAATGTATTCAAAGGGGCAAGGTGTTGATCGCGATTTCACTGCGGCGCACAAGTGGTATCGCCCGGCGGCGGAAAAAGGTGATGCTGAGAGCCAATACCGTCTGGCCGTTGGTTATGCGTATGGTTTGGGGGTCAAGAAAGATGAGGCCGCCGCGGCCACGTGGTTGAAGAAAGCCGCCACCAACGGGCAGAAACGCGCGCAGAAGTCATTGGCCAAAGCCTACGAAGACGGTTTGTTCGGTCTGCCGCGCGACCCGGCCCAGGCGAAGTACTGGTACGACAAGGCCAATTCCGGTTCGTGAAAAAACATAGATATTTCCACCCGTGAGGTGCGCATTCCCATGAGACAAGTGCTGGCGATAGCCGCGGGCGGCGCTGTAGGGAGTCTGTTGCGCTTCTGGATGTCAAACTGGGTGCATTCATTTGCTGACCGATCGTTTCCTTATGGCACGCTGGTTGTAAACGTGCTGGGTTGTCTCCTGATGGGATTTTTGTTTGTGCTCTTCATCGATCGACTGAGCGACAACCCGGTGCTGCGTGCCGGCATCCTCATCGGTATCCTGGGCGGATTTACCACGTTCTCGGCGTTTTCCATCGAAACATTCAATCTCATTGATCAAGGTGCCTGGGCTAAAGCCGTGGCGAACATGAGCGGGAGCCTGGTGCTGTGTGTTGGAGCCACCTGGATTGGCGTGTTGCTGGGGAGGCAGGTATGAAGGTAAGCGATATCATCATGGTGCGAATCTATCTGACCGAAGCCGGCGAACTGCAGAAAACTCTGCTTGCCAAGCTGCACGATGAGGAAAAGGTGCGGGGCGTGACCGTGTTCCGCGGCATTTCCGGCTTCGGCCGTTCCGGCATAATGCATTCTTCATCATTACTGGATCTCTCGCTTGATCTGCCCCTGGTCATAGAGTTTTTCGATAAGCCAGAAAAGATAAAACGCATACTGACGCACCTCAGGGAAATCCTGCCTCCCGGACATGTCGTTTCGTGGTATGCGCATGTGAACGAAGGTTGATCAGACGCTCAACTCGGAAGCAACTTTACTGACATGCTAGAT contains the following coding sequences:
- the crcB gene encoding fluoride efflux transporter CrcB → MRQVLAIAAGGAVGSLLRFWMSNWVHSFADRSFPYGTLVVNVLGCLLMGFLFVLFIDRLSDNPVLRAGILIGILGGFTTFSAFSIETFNLIDQGAWAKAVANMSGSLVLCVGATWIGVLLGRQV
- the lolA gene encoding outer membrane lipoprotein chaperone LolA, with amino-acid sequence MKRFLILLPILFLTGFAQAANNPKSGTDSLRRFFNEVNSFSARFSQVVLDERHSPIQESSGTLWIERPNKFRWDYDKPYKQQIVADGKRLWVYDVGLQQVTVRALSNGLGDTPAMLLAGKGRLDDNFKIKALSTQNDLEWVQLTPKHKDSGYEDIRIGFALGKLRALEMVDGFGHVTRVTLESPRENIRIESTRFSFTPPEGVDVVGE
- a CDS encoding replication-associated recombination protein A, which gives rise to MQDLFPETQSMPWQPLADRIRPQSLEDFYGQSHLLAPGKPLRLAIEAGILHSMIFWGPPGTGKTTLARLIASRTQAHFIAISAVFAGVKEIRAAVEAARQTRAEGHPTVLFVDEVHRFNKAQQDGFLPYVEDGTLTFIGATTENPSFELNNALLSRARVYVLKALTEDEIRQAIDRALTDEITGLGAQHLEMSTEARDLLAQAADGDARRALNLLEMASDLATKQHDKPTVTIDLIREVVSGGVRRFDKQGEAFFDQISALHKSVRGSDPDASLYWFARMLDGGCDPLYIARRIVRMASEDIGNADPRALQLALNAWDVQERLGSPEGELAIAQAVVYMACAPKSNAVYTAMGSAMDDARKQGSLEVPLHLRNAPTRLMKELGYARGYRYAHDETEAYAAGENYFPDKLGRRQYYFPTEQGLEGKIAERLAYLKGLDRSARGPDGMKEKKKPGI
- the ald gene encoding alanine dehydrogenase — its product is MRIGIPKEVKVREGRVALIPSAASELVRHGHEVFIQSTAGVASGYPDEDYQSAGAQIAPDAAALYGGVQMVLKVKEPVASEYPLLRKDHILFSYLHLAALPKLAQTLKEKGLTAVAFETVEANGKLPLLAPMSYIAGRLSVHIGTTLLHGHAGGRGVMLGGLPSTERGHVVILGAGVAGGNAAAVAAALGAQVTVLAPYREELERMHALGPNVTALPSHARQIHEAVLSADLLIGAVLIPGAKAPKLVTADMVRQMKPGSVIIDISVDQGGCIETIRPTDYDHPTYIEHGVLHFGVTNMPGAVPRTASQALSTVLTPYALRLATEGGLKDPAIAKGINVAGGKFVHPAVAAALSG
- a CDS encoding DNA translocase FtsK, coding for MGKSAILDGTLRKVVTQATRNKNSPPLTPRILRLLREASLYVLGAIAIYLLISLWTYTTSDTSWSHRGSNTTIYNIGGRAGAWLSDVFFNLFGYVAYLLPIMIAITGWRIYLHRKDPAPTGLKHRLLMTSSFLAAVIGACGLAGLHFAQGKTGMPFASGGWLGNAVGLGMASTFSFTGATLFLLALFLSGVTMFTGLSWLKLMDSVGHGSFVFADWLYEFSSTQIDRFIGMRARRARREVVAEDTKVLEKHSPPRIEPVITKPAPSRRAEKEKQVPLFNLPAPGELPPLSLLDPAEKDKAPQFSKQSLESMARLLEKKLLDFDIEAQVVAVHPGPVITLFEIEPAPGIKAAQITNLQRDLARSLSVVSLRVVENIPGKTSVGIEIPNESRETIRLSEVLSSQAYEESVSPLSLALGKDISGNPVVVDLSKMPHLMIAGTTGSGKSVCINSLILSLVYKSTPENVRMIMIDPKMLELAVYQGIPHLLAPVVTDMKQAANAFKWSIAEMERRYRLMAALGVRNLAGYNRKITDAQEAGKPIMDPLVQPGEEASELKPLPLIVIIVDELADMMMVVGKKVEELITRLAQKARAAGLHLVLATQRPSVDVITGLIKANIPARIAFQMSARVDSRTVLDMMGAEQLLGTGDMLYLSVGQPLQRVHGAFVADHEVHKVAAFLKKSGEPVYDEQILVGDTGVNDQGFLHEGGNGNGGVNGESDPLYDEALKIVTETRRASISGVQRRLRIGYNRAARLIEDMERSGVVGPLQPNGSREVLAPPPPRVG
- a CDS encoding tetratricopeptide repeat protein, which translates into the protein MAAYDAGDYGKARHIWKPLAETGDVSAQRGMGKMYSKGQGVDRDFTAAHKWYRPAAEKGDAESQYRLAVGYAYGLGVKKDEAAAATWLKKAATNGQKRAQKSLAKAYEDGLFGLPRDPAQAKYWYDKANSGS
- a CDS encoding DUF190 domain-containing protein, producing the protein MKVSDIIMVRIYLTEAGELQKTLLAKLHDEEKVRGVTVFRGISGFGRSGIMHSSSLLDLSLDLPLVIEFFDKPEKIKRILTHLREILPPGHVVSWYAHVNEG